From Amycolatopsis sp. cg9, one genomic window encodes:
- a CDS encoding N-acetyltransferase family protein — protein MSTATPPVRALLPDGEVAWVRKLEACDADAVLALRARLAERDRHLRFFGLGVAGLAELSVQLSRSSGVGHTALGCFVHSRLAGVARYDISADSAEAEVALVVDGHGQTLGVAALLLEQLAVSAEHEGVRMLVADVDEGNAKMLGVFAALGIPFRPGLPGTNGGHRSADAGEAGTPY, from the coding sequence ATGTCCACCGCCACCCCACCGGTCCGAGCCCTGCTCCCGGACGGCGAAGTCGCCTGGGTGCGCAAGCTCGAAGCCTGCGACGCCGATGCGGTCCTCGCGCTGCGGGCCCGGCTCGCCGAGCGCGACCGGCACCTGCGGTTCTTCGGCCTCGGCGTGGCCGGGCTGGCCGAGCTTTCGGTGCAGCTGTCCCGAAGTTCGGGCGTCGGGCACACCGCACTGGGGTGCTTCGTGCACTCCCGGCTGGCCGGCGTCGCCCGCTACGACATCTCGGCCGACTCGGCCGAAGCGGAGGTCGCCCTCGTGGTCGACGGCCACGGGCAGACGCTCGGCGTGGCGGCCCTGCTGCTCGAACAGCTCGCCGTCTCGGCGGAGCACGAAGGGGTGCGGATGCTCGTCGCCGACGTGGACGAGGGAAACGCGAAGATGCTCGGCGTCTTCGCGGCGCTGGGCATCCCGTTCCGCCCCGGCCTGCCGGGCACCAACGGCGGGCACCGGTCCGCCGACGCGGGTGAAGCGGGAACCCCGTACTGA
- a CDS encoding acyl-CoA desaturase, whose product MTRTLPRPPKTAEPILAGEKSRTETFLVKLFAVVPLLALAAAVPFAWGWGLGWTDVVLTAGFYFLTGLGVTIGFHRHFTHGAFKARRGLRIALAVAGSMAMQGPVVGWVADHRRHHAYADRDGDPHSPWRYGTSAAALAKGFWHAHMGWLFDRRKTNAQRFAPDLLADRDLVRIDRWFPALTVVTLLTPAVLGGLVTLSWWGALTAFFWAGLVRVAVLHHVTWSVNSLCHMIGERPYAARDKSANFWPLAIASMGESWHNSHHADPTCARHGVRRGQLDMSARLIRLFEELGWATDVRWPRAEHLARRLNPGYTAAVRGAGRRTAARS is encoded by the coding sequence ATGACACGCACGTTGCCACGGCCACCGAAGACCGCCGAGCCGATCCTCGCGGGCGAAAAGTCCCGCACCGAAACCTTCTTGGTCAAGCTGTTCGCCGTGGTGCCGTTGCTGGCGCTGGCCGCGGCGGTGCCGTTCGCGTGGGGCTGGGGCCTCGGCTGGACCGACGTCGTCCTCACGGCCGGGTTCTACTTCCTGACCGGGCTCGGGGTGACGATCGGATTCCACCGCCACTTCACCCACGGCGCGTTCAAGGCCCGGCGCGGCCTGCGGATCGCGCTCGCCGTCGCCGGCAGCATGGCCATGCAGGGCCCGGTGGTCGGCTGGGTCGCCGACCACCGCCGCCACCACGCCTACGCCGACCGCGACGGCGACCCGCACTCCCCGTGGCGCTACGGCACGTCCGCGGCCGCGCTGGCCAAGGGGTTCTGGCACGCCCACATGGGCTGGCTGTTCGACCGGCGGAAGACCAACGCCCAGCGCTTCGCCCCCGATCTGCTCGCCGACCGCGACCTCGTCCGGATCGACCGCTGGTTCCCGGCGCTCACCGTGGTCACCCTGCTCACCCCGGCCGTGCTCGGCGGGCTGGTGACGCTGTCCTGGTGGGGTGCGCTGACGGCGTTCTTCTGGGCCGGCCTGGTGCGGGTGGCGGTGCTGCACCACGTCACCTGGTCGGTGAACTCCCTGTGCCACATGATCGGCGAACGGCCGTACGCCGCCCGCGACAAGTCCGCGAACTTCTGGCCGCTGGCCATCGCCTCGATGGGCGAGTCCTGGCACAACTCCCACCACGCCGACCCCACCTGCGCCCGCCACGGCGTCCGCCGCGGCCAGCTCGACATGTCCGCGCGCCTGATCCGGCTCTTCGAGGAACTCGGCTGGGCGACCGACGTCCGCTGGCCCCGGGCCGAGCACCTGGCTCGCCGGCTCAACCCCGGCTACACCGCGGCAGTGCGCGGAGCCGGCCGGCGCACCGCCGCACGAAGCTGA
- a CDS encoding AI-2E family transporter produces MPDPAPSPVPYGLRVAAAVAWRLLVVAAALTVLAFVAVRLASVLVPVAVALLLAGLFSPAVTWLTGHRVPRGLATAIVLVGGIALAGGVVTFVVISVTVGMPGLIDQVTTSLTDLHTWLRTGPLHLSQGQLDELLGNATAMLGRNKSVIASGALTTAITVGELLAESLLVVFCLIFFLAQGNTIWAFVLRAAPARVRNRVDVAGRSGFTTLAHYIRGTAAVAFVDAAGIGIGLVIVGVPLAAPLSTLVFLGAFVPVIGSVIAGAIAVLVALVANGVLAAVIVLAVVVGVMQLESHVLQPLLLGRAVRLHPLAVVLALTTGLVTAGIVGALLAVPLLAVFSSGVRSLTARPEIDSPLPSARDHGD; encoded by the coding sequence ATGCCGGACCCCGCTCCTTCCCCGGTGCCGTACGGGCTCCGCGTCGCGGCCGCCGTCGCCTGGCGTTTGCTGGTCGTGGCGGCAGCACTGACCGTCTTGGCGTTCGTCGCCGTCCGGCTGGCCTCCGTGCTGGTCCCGGTCGCCGTGGCCCTGCTGCTCGCGGGCCTGTTCTCCCCCGCCGTCACCTGGCTGACGGGCCACCGGGTCCCGCGCGGACTCGCGACCGCGATCGTGCTGGTCGGGGGGATCGCGCTGGCCGGCGGCGTGGTGACGTTCGTGGTCATCAGCGTCACCGTGGGCATGCCCGGCCTGATCGACCAGGTCACCACGAGCCTGACCGACCTGCACACCTGGTTGCGCACCGGACCGCTGCACCTGAGCCAGGGCCAGCTCGACGAGCTGCTCGGCAACGCCACGGCCATGCTCGGCCGGAACAAGTCGGTGATCGCCTCGGGCGCCCTCACCACCGCGATCACCGTCGGGGAACTGCTCGCCGAGTCCCTGCTGGTCGTGTTCTGCCTGATTTTCTTCCTCGCGCAGGGAAACACGATCTGGGCCTTCGTGCTGCGGGCCGCGCCGGCCCGCGTGCGCAACCGCGTCGACGTCGCCGGGCGCAGCGGGTTCACCACCCTGGCGCACTACATCCGCGGGACCGCCGCCGTCGCGTTCGTCGACGCCGCCGGCATCGGCATCGGACTCGTGATCGTCGGGGTCCCCTTGGCGGCTCCGCTGAGCACGCTCGTCTTCCTCGGCGCGTTCGTCCCCGTCATCGGTTCGGTGATCGCGGGCGCGATCGCCGTCCTCGTGGCGCTAGTGGCCAACGGCGTGCTGGCGGCCGTGATCGTGCTCGCCGTCGTCGTCGGCGTCATGCAGCTCGAAAGCCACGTCCTGCAACCACTGCTGCTCGGACGGGCCGTCCGGCTGCACCCCCTGGCCGTGGTCCTCGCCCTCACCACCGGGCTCGTCACCGCCGGCATCGTCGGCGCGCTGCTCGCCGTGCCCCTGCTCGCCGTCTTCAGCTCGGGCGTGCGAAGCCTGACCGCCCGGCCGGAGATCGACTCGCCGCTGCCCAGCGCTCGCGACCACGGCGACTGA
- a CDS encoding HPF/RaiA family ribosome-associated protein, protein MQIQISTDRTTHGGEELVRHFEGELAAKLSRFSDHITRLEVHFSEESGTADGLDRRCVLEARPAGRRTVAVSHHAGSVAEACRGAVHKLVSVLEGVYGRTDHHKGGDSIRHQGGHAGS, encoded by the coding sequence ATGCAGATCCAGATCAGCACGGACCGGACGACGCACGGCGGCGAAGAGCTGGTCCGGCACTTCGAGGGGGAGCTGGCCGCCAAGCTGTCGCGGTTCAGCGACCACATCACGCGGCTGGAGGTCCACTTCAGCGAAGAATCCGGCACCGCCGACGGGCTGGACCGCCGCTGCGTGCTCGAGGCCCGGCCGGCCGGACGGCGGACGGTGGCCGTCAGCCACCACGCGGGTTCGGTCGCCGAAGCGTGCCGGGGTGCCGTGCACAAACTCGTGAGCGTGCTCGAAGGCGTGTACGGGCGGACGGACCACCACAAGGGCGGGGACTCCATCCGGCACCAGGGCGGGCACGCCGGGTCCTGA
- a CDS encoding glutamate--cysteine ligase: protein MHVRLSLPERNDLTVGVEEEFVLVDPATGGVSLAAPRVLELLDGEPAVMPEFLRFQVETATGIHTDLADVRADLLGLRRLVADAAGRAGCLLLASGTPPCGDLPGLPGITPEPRYRALAARFPALLPEAGTCACHVHVGIPSPALGVRVLAGLRPWLAPLLAISANSPLAHDEDSGWASRRYPLWSRWPTAKPPLDWPDETAYATSVDDAVRRGAALDAHGVYYYARLSPKYPTVEIRIADVGLTAEDAVLLAGLIRALVVTILAEARAGVAPRPVRTALVEASLTAAARGGHPGDGIDPRTGEVLPQHVLVDRLLAYVRPALQANGDLATIDRQLAAVQAGETGAARQRALFAKAGSPAALVAELASATLAERARTAPAVHGG, encoded by the coding sequence GTGCACGTGCGACTTTCGCTGCCGGAAAGGAACGACCTCACCGTCGGCGTCGAAGAGGAGTTCGTCCTCGTCGACCCGGCGACCGGTGGGGTTTCGCTCGCCGCGCCCCGCGTGCTGGAACTGCTCGACGGCGAACCCGCCGTGATGCCGGAGTTCCTGCGGTTCCAGGTCGAAACCGCCACCGGGATCCACACCGATCTCGCCGACGTACGGGCGGACCTGCTCGGGCTGCGCCGGCTCGTGGCGGACGCGGCCGGCCGAGCCGGCTGCCTGCTGCTGGCGTCCGGGACACCGCCGTGCGGCGACCTGCCGGGCCTGCCCGGCATCACGCCCGAACCCCGGTACCGCGCGCTGGCCGCCCGGTTTCCCGCGCTGCTCCCGGAAGCCGGCACCTGCGCCTGTCACGTGCACGTCGGCATCCCGTCCCCGGCACTCGGCGTCCGGGTCCTGGCGGGCCTGCGTCCCTGGCTCGCCCCACTGCTCGCCATCAGCGCCAATTCGCCGCTGGCCCACGACGAGGACTCCGGATGGGCCAGCCGCCGGTACCCGCTGTGGTCGCGCTGGCCGACCGCGAAGCCGCCGCTGGACTGGCCGGACGAGACCGCCTACGCCACGAGCGTCGACGACGCCGTACGCCGGGGCGCGGCCTTGGACGCGCACGGGGTCTACTACTACGCCCGGCTCTCGCCGAAGTACCCGACGGTCGAGATCCGCATCGCGGACGTCGGCTTGACCGCCGAAGACGCGGTGCTGCTCGCCGGGCTGATCCGCGCCCTCGTGGTGACGATCCTCGCGGAAGCCCGGGCCGGCGTCGCGCCCCGGCCGGTCCGGACCGCGCTGGTCGAGGCGTCGCTCACCGCCGCGGCCCGCGGCGGCCACCCCGGCGACGGCATCGATCCCCGCACCGGGGAGGTCCTCCCGCAGCACGTGCTCGTCGACCGGCTCCTGGCGTACGTCCGGCCGGCCTTGCAGGCCAACGGGGACCTCGCGACGATCGACCGGCAGCTCGCCGCGGTGCAGGCCGGCGAAACCGGCGCGGCACGCCAGCGCGCGCTGTTCGCGAAGGCCGGCTCACCGGCCGCGCTCGTGGCGGAGCTGGCCTCGGCGACCTTGGCCGAGAGAGCCCGGACCGCCCCCGCCGTCCACGGCGGCTGA
- a CDS encoding DUF5994 family protein: MWKPQGGPAGHVDGGWWPWSRDLAAELPALTEVLTARFGDLIRVAYTVSEWDSAPRRVEIGGHVLRLDGLFDQDGHVLSVTGPEPNHVTLLVIPPEAADASGHRALMTAARRGNTDRPTDILTATGALVATAAPRPRRDTTEDGWETEGGQVR, encoded by the coding sequence GTGTGGAAACCGCAGGGCGGACCGGCCGGTCACGTCGACGGCGGCTGGTGGCCGTGGTCGCGCGACCTCGCGGCGGAACTGCCCGCGCTGACCGAGGTTCTCACCGCCCGGTTCGGCGACCTCATCAGGGTGGCGTACACCGTGTCCGAATGGGACAGTGCCCCGAGGCGGGTCGAGATCGGCGGCCACGTCCTGCGGCTCGACGGCCTCTTCGACCAGGACGGCCACGTCCTGTCCGTCACCGGCCCGGAACCGAACCACGTCACGCTGCTGGTCATCCCGCCGGAGGCGGCGGACGCGTCCGGCCACCGCGCGCTGATGACCGCCGCCCGCCGCGGCAACACCGACCGGCCCACGGACATCCTGACCGCGACCGGCGCGCTGGTCGCCACGGCGGCACCCAGGCCGCGTCGCGACACCACCGAAGACGGCTGGGAGACCGAGGGTGGGCAGGTCCGCTGA
- a CDS encoding DUF1003 domain-containing protein, which yields MADRVTASFGSWPFIVGQSVIVLLWIGLNLLAWAGGWDPFPFILLNLVFSTQAAYAAPLLLLSQNRQADRDRIEAEHDFRVDQLALQYLFAWHRDAHGPDCGCVQKLGPAVDAVLAGLADEVIAHETVENH from the coding sequence ATCGCCGACCGGGTCACCGCGTCGTTCGGCTCCTGGCCGTTCATCGTCGGGCAGAGCGTGATCGTCCTGCTGTGGATCGGGCTCAACCTGCTGGCCTGGGCGGGCGGCTGGGACCCGTTCCCGTTCATCCTGCTGAATCTCGTCTTCTCCACCCAAGCCGCCTACGCGGCCCCGTTGCTGCTGCTGTCGCAGAACCGGCAGGCCGACCGCGACCGGATCGAGGCCGAGCACGATTTCCGCGTCGACCAGCTGGCCCTGCAGTACTTGTTCGCTTGGCACCGTGACGCCCACGGGCCGGATTGCGGCTGCGTCCAGAAACTCGGCCCCGCCGTGGACGCGGTTCTCGCCGGGTTGGCCGACGAAGTGATCGCACACGAAACCGTGGAGAACCACTAG
- a CDS encoding STAS domain-containing protein — MKLSALTIRRGHDPAPEPVVLLMFGPHGTPPPAPGLKLSEELIGRTAVLALDGDFDLYTAPAVDRALDLILRRFPRRLVVDLSQVCFLNSAGIEVLRAGHRRAAPRTDLRIVATTRPTWRPLQIARLHETVIIHTSRAAAVAAPAGRDVFPRHSLDR, encoded by the coding sequence ATGAAGCTCAGCGCGCTGACCATCCGCCGCGGCCACGACCCCGCACCGGAACCGGTGGTGCTGCTCATGTTCGGCCCGCACGGGACACCGCCGCCCGCGCCGGGCCTGAAGCTGTCGGAGGAGCTGATCGGCCGCACCGCGGTCCTCGCCCTGGACGGCGACTTCGACTTGTACACCGCGCCCGCGGTCGACCGGGCCCTCGACCTGATCCTGCGCCGGTTCCCGCGGCGGCTCGTGGTGGACCTTTCGCAGGTCTGCTTCTTGAATTCGGCGGGAATCGAGGTGTTGCGCGCCGGCCACCGGCGGGCCGCCCCGCGAACCGACCTGCGCATCGTGGCGACCACGCGGCCGACGTGGCGGCCGTTGCAGATCGCGCGGCTGCACGAAACCGTGATCATCCACACCTCGCGCGCGGCCGCCGTGGCAGCTCCCGCCGGCCGGGACGTGTTTCCGCGCCACTCGCTCGATCGCTAG
- a CDS encoding DUF5994 family protein, which translates to MKSVPHMTTAARFALSAGELSSRSPRLRLKPKAPATGYVDGAWWPASRDLTTELPSLLAVLAVRLSGIERVTFNLAAWPPTGRRLAFDGGDVRLEGFRSQHRDTVTVLGAWNRLRVTLLVVPPETGPELARHVLMTAAHRGNDDSAETLLAGSPDREAADDRVPVGV; encoded by the coding sequence ATGAAGTCGGTCCCGCACATGACCACCGCCGCACGATTCGCGTTGTCGGCCGGCGAGCTCTCATCACGCTCGCCGCGGCTCCGGTTGAAACCGAAGGCGCCGGCGACCGGGTACGTCGACGGCGCGTGGTGGCCCGCATCCCGGGACCTGACCACCGAACTGCCGTCGTTGCTGGCGGTGCTGGCCGTCCGGTTGTCGGGGATCGAACGGGTCACGTTCAACCTCGCGGCGTGGCCGCCCACCGGACGCCGCCTGGCGTTCGACGGCGGCGACGTCCGGCTCGAGGGCTTCCGTTCTCAGCACCGGGACACCGTGACCGTGCTCGGAGCCTGGAACCGGCTCCGGGTGACCCTGCTCGTCGTCCCGCCCGAGACCGGCCCCGAGCTCGCGCGGCACGTGCTGATGACCGCGGCGCACCGGGGCAACGACGACAGCGCGGAGACGCTGCTCGCCGGCTCACCGGACCGGGAAGCCGCCGACGACCGCGTTCCGGTCGGCGTGTAG
- a CDS encoding DUF6307 family protein, which yields MSRYEQRVKLVEDVVKDNSSLSGPEAHALAVRLLRTLEEIPEQVR from the coding sequence GTGTCCCGTTACGAGCAGCGCGTGAAGCTGGTCGAGGACGTGGTGAAGGACAATTCGTCGTTGTCCGGCCCGGAAGCGCACGCACTGGCCGTCCGGCTGCTGCGGACGCTCGAGGAGATTCCCGAACAGGTCCGCTGA
- a CDS encoding universal stress protein, with translation MPHRTGTGTPRPIVAGVDGSATAVAAARWAADEARRGALPLRLVHAVSQPAMAHSAAALPAEFSAALETDGRRWLGEARAAVVDGRPDLAVELDLAAGAPVASLVEVSRSARLVVVGSAGLGGFPGILAGSTAVALATRGQCPVAVVRGDPGSPDGPVVVGVDDSVSSDLAIATAFEEAAARGADIVVVHAWLWFTSDSAYAHARRHLPALEELELSERASLAERLDRARENHPGVAVRTVLARDRAVRCLLEYSADAQLLVVGGQGRGGLSGMVLGPTSQALLYHATCPLLVVRPAVADSS, from the coding sequence ATGCCGCACCGTACGGGCACGGGGACACCCCGGCCGATCGTGGCCGGGGTGGACGGGTCGGCCACCGCCGTGGCGGCGGCGCGGTGGGCGGCGGACGAAGCCCGTCGCGGTGCCCTTCCGCTCCGCTTGGTGCACGCGGTGTCCCAACCGGCGATGGCCCACTCCGCCGCCGCCCTGCCGGCCGAGTTCTCAGCTGCCCTGGAAACGGACGGACGACGCTGGCTCGGCGAGGCGCGGGCCGCGGTCGTCGACGGCCGGCCCGATCTCGCCGTGGAGCTCGACCTGGCGGCCGGTGCTCCGGTCGCGAGCCTGGTCGAAGTGTCCCGTTCCGCCCGGCTGGTCGTCGTGGGATCCGCCGGACTGGGCGGCTTTCCCGGAATCCTCGCCGGCTCCACCGCGGTCGCGCTCGCCACCCGGGGACAGTGCCCGGTGGCGGTGGTCCGAGGCGACCCGGGTTCTCCGGACGGCCCCGTGGTCGTCGGGGTCGACGACTCGGTGAGCAGTGATCTCGCGATCGCGACGGCGTTCGAGGAGGCGGCGGCACGGGGCGCGGACATCGTCGTGGTGCACGCCTGGCTGTGGTTCACCTCCGACAGCGCCTACGCCCACGCCCGGCGGCACCTACCGGCACTGGAGGAGCTAGAGCTCAGCGAACGCGCGTCCTTGGCCGAGCGGCTGGACCGCGCCCGGGAAAACCATCCCGGCGTCGCGGTGCGCACGGTGCTGGCCCGCGACCGCGCGGTGCGGTGCCTGCTGGAGTACTCGGCGGACGCGCAGCTGCTCGTGGTCGGCGGCCAGGGCCGAGGGGGCCTGTCCGGGATGGTGCTCGGGCCGACCAGCCAGGCCTTGCTCTACCACGCGACCTGCCCGTTGCTCGTGGTGCGACCCGCGGTCGCGGACTCGTCGTGA
- a CDS encoding DUF5994 family protein, with translation MTFLSDSTAGPVVGSPAVDRRLRLKPPGAVKGCFDGAWWPRSREPVAEFSALVTALTADSGPVDRIGFNPAMWDLAPRNLALETGSVRLAGFFALDRHTIVVIGPHIHRLTLLVVPPAADPPAAVRALEAAAAPDAAGSAAQILTGSGVLDPSSGPA, from the coding sequence ATGACGTTCCTGTCGGACAGCACCGCTGGTCCCGTGGTCGGTTCACCGGCCGTCGACCGGCGGCTGCGGCTGAAACCGCCGGGCGCGGTCAAGGGCTGCTTCGACGGCGCCTGGTGGCCGCGCTCGCGGGAGCCGGTGGCGGAATTCAGTGCCCTGGTCACGGCCCTCACCGCGGACTCGGGCCCGGTGGACCGGATCGGCTTCAACCCGGCGATGTGGGACCTGGCCCCGCGGAACCTCGCGCTCGAAACGGGTTCCGTCCGGCTGGCGGGATTCTTCGCCCTGGACCGGCACACGATCGTCGTGATCGGACCGCACATCCACCGCCTGACCCTGCTGGTGGTCCCACCCGCCGCCGATCCGCCCGCGGCGGTGCGAGCGCTGGAAGCGGCCGCCGCACCGGACGCGGCGGGCTCGGCCGCGCAGATCCTGACCGGCAGCGGCGTCCTCGACCCGTCCAGCGGACCGGCTTGA
- a CDS encoding RGCVC family protein — protein sequence MSEIDVETGVAVAEIGDPAVATCAVCPHPVESHDVIARRFCAATQAGISDRGCVCAGVPEKAASAMRVRK from the coding sequence ATGTCCGAGATCGATGTCGAAACCGGCGTCGCCGTCGCGGAAATCGGCGATCCGGCGGTGGCCACCTGCGCGGTGTGCCCCCATCCCGTGGAATCGCACGACGTGATCGCGCGCCGGTTCTGCGCGGCAACGCAGGCGGGCATCTCCGACCGCGGCTGCGTGTGCGCCGGCGTACCGGAAAAAGCGGCCTCGGCGATGCGGGTCCGGAAATGA
- a CDS encoding glycosyltransferase gives MITFGLLSTYPPTLCGLASFTASLRAALPPGAAGGVVRAVESAAPAGGPEVVGDLVAGSPASRRAAASLLDRDDVAIVQHEYGIYGGADGEDVLRVLELLHTPAIVVLHTVLSAPTQHQRAVLNGVLAAAAAVVVMSETARARLVAGYDVPAGRLVVIPHGAPENGGAAAVPHHSQHRQILTWGLLGPGKGIEWGIEAMALLPAQWPEPRYLVAGRTHPKVQAQQGESYRRSLMLRTERLGVLDRVRFDARYLAAASLRRLVAHAEVVLLPYDSREQVTSGVLIEAVTARTPVVATRFPHAVELLSGGAGLLVDHRDPAAIAQALQEILTDRAAAGRMSAAAGIAARSLGWASVAAQYSRLGAELVSARPRVVA, from the coding sequence GTGATCACGTTCGGTCTCCTGAGTACCTACCCGCCCACGCTCTGCGGCCTCGCGTCGTTCACCGCCTCGCTGCGCGCCGCGTTGCCGCCGGGTGCCGCGGGCGGGGTGGTCCGCGCGGTCGAGTCCGCGGCGCCCGCGGGCGGCCCCGAGGTGGTCGGCGACCTGGTGGCCGGCTCGCCGGCGAGCCGGCGCGCGGCGGCGAGCCTGCTCGACCGGGACGACGTCGCGATCGTGCAGCACGAATACGGCATCTACGGCGGCGCGGACGGCGAAGACGTCCTGCGCGTCCTGGAACTGCTGCACACACCGGCGATCGTCGTGCTGCACACCGTGCTCAGCGCGCCGACCCAGCACCAGCGCGCGGTCCTCAACGGCGTGCTCGCCGCCGCGGCCGCGGTCGTGGTGATGAGCGAGACTGCGCGCGCCCGGCTCGTCGCCGGCTACGACGTCCCCGCCGGCCGGCTCGTGGTGATCCCGCACGGTGCCCCCGAAAACGGTGGCGCGGCGGCGGTGCCGCACCACAGCCAGCACCGCCAGATCCTGACGTGGGGCCTGCTCGGCCCCGGGAAGGGCATCGAATGGGGCATCGAGGCGATGGCCCTGCTGCCCGCCCAGTGGCCGGAGCCGCGCTACCTGGTGGCCGGCCGCACCCACCCGAAAGTCCAGGCGCAGCAAGGGGAAAGCTACCGCCGGTCGCTGATGCTCCGCACCGAGCGGCTCGGCGTGCTGGACCGCGTCCGGTTCGACGCCCGCTACCTGGCCGCCGCGTCGCTGCGGCGCCTGGTGGCGCACGCGGAAGTGGTCCTCCTGCCCTACGACTCCCGCGAACAGGTCACCTCCGGGGTGCTCATCGAAGCCGTCACCGCGCGGACCCCGGTCGTGGCGACCCGCTTCCCGCACGCCGTCGAGCTGCTCTCCGGCGGCGCGGGGCTGCTCGTGGACCACCGGGATCCGGCGGCCATCGCGCAAGCGCTGCAGGAGATCCTCACCGACCGGGCCGCGGCGGGCCGGATGTCCGCCGCCGCCGGGATCGCCGCCCGCAGCCTCGGCTGGGCGTCGGTGGCCGCGCAGTACAGCCGGCTCGGCGCCGAGCTCGTGTCCGCGCGGCCGCGGGTCGTGGCGTGA
- a CDS encoding glycoside hydrolase family 130 protein: protein MTGAGPALVTRHAAGFRADPTRVVTKLFVPGEEAPETRSRAGALIARVLALPEGAVGSTLDGVLTGFSGRHRDLLSVLEHHASIMSHRLVAPGSLSPRRRLLLGAYFTHEYAVEAAAVCNPSLVAHPRQDGLSPGQVRVALSLRGIGEGHISSIGFATGVLGPGTRAQWHPRAGPVSTGERQPDSWRRSWLRAALDHDGCDNEITATVTATLPDPFGQHDLDDALVTLDPRLLERAGAAGTTQHVRELAAAGYTVRFPDGTDLAQRLLWPVSATESHGMEDARFVRFTADTGETGYRATYTAYDGTTVAPRLLESADLRSFSAFALTGPAARNKGMALFPRPVGGTHLALCRGDGETMSLATSSDGRSWSGEVPLHGPTAAWELLQVGNCGSPLETPAGWLVLTHGVGPMRTYAIGALLLDLADPARIVGALPEPLLRPDEDERDGYVPNVVYSCGGLIHDGTLWLPYGSSDTRVALATVPVAALVARLEEAGA, encoded by the coding sequence GTGACCGGCGCGGGTCCCGCGCTGGTGACCCGGCACGCGGCCGGGTTCCGGGCCGACCCCACGCGGGTCGTGACGAAGCTGTTCGTCCCCGGCGAGGAGGCGCCCGAGACCCGGTCGCGGGCCGGTGCGCTGATCGCGCGTGTCCTCGCCCTGCCGGAAGGTGCGGTCGGTTCCACATTGGACGGTGTGCTGACCGGCTTTTCCGGCCGACACCGGGACCTGCTCTCGGTCCTCGAACACCACGCGTCGATCATGAGCCACCGGCTCGTCGCCCCCGGCTCCCTCAGCCCGCGGCGCCGGCTGCTCCTCGGCGCGTACTTCACGCACGAATACGCGGTCGAGGCGGCCGCGGTGTGCAACCCGTCCCTGGTGGCGCACCCGAGGCAGGACGGGCTGTCACCCGGGCAGGTGCGCGTGGCGCTCAGCCTGCGCGGGATCGGCGAGGGGCACATCTCTTCGATCGGTTTCGCCACCGGCGTCCTGGGTCCCGGGACGCGCGCGCAGTGGCACCCCCGGGCCGGCCCGGTGAGCACGGGTGAGCGCCAACCGGACTCCTGGCGCCGCTCGTGGCTGCGCGCCGCCCTCGACCACGACGGCTGCGACAACGAGATCACCGCCACCGTGACCGCGACCCTCCCCGATCCCTTCGGCCAGCACGACCTCGACGACGCGCTCGTGACGCTCGACCCCCGCCTGCTCGAACGCGCCGGGGCGGCCGGCACGACCCAGCACGTCCGCGAACTCGCCGCCGCCGGCTACACGGTGCGCTTCCCCGACGGCACCGATCTCGCGCAACGGCTGCTGTGGCCGGTCAGCGCGACCGAAAGCCACGGCATGGAAGACGCCCGCTTCGTCCGCTTCACCGCCGACACGGGCGAGACCGGCTACCGGGCCACCTACACCGCGTACGACGGCACCACCGTGGCGCCCCGGCTGCTGGAAAGCGCCGACCTGAGGTCGTTCAGCGCGTTCGCCCTCACCGGACCGGCGGCCCGCAACAAGGGGATGGCGCTGTTCCCCCGGCCCGTCGGCGGCACCCACCTCGCGTTGTGCCGCGGGGACGGGGAAACGATGAGCCTGGCGACCTCGTCCGACGGCCGTTCGTGGTCCGGCGAGGTGCCGCTGCACGGCCCCACGGCGGCGTGGGAACTGCTGCAGGTCGGCAACTGCGGCTCGCCGCTGGAAACACCGGCGGGCTGGCTGGTGCTCACCCACGGCGTCGGCCCGATGCGGACCTACGCGATCGGCGCTCTCCTGCTCGACCTCGCCGACCCGGCCCGGATCGTGGGCGCGCTCCCCGAGCCGCTGCTCCGGCCGGACGAGGACGAGCGTGACGGCTACGTCCCCAACGTGGTCTACTCCTGCGGCGGCCTGATCCACGACGGCACGCTCTGGCTGCCGTACGGCAGCAGCGACACCCGGGTCGCGCTGGCCACGGTACCGGTGGCTGCCCTCGTCGCGCGGCTCGAAGAAGCGGGCGCCTGA